The following are encoded together in the Natronincola ferrireducens genome:
- the pyrR gene encoding bifunctional pyr operon transcriptional regulator/uracil phosphoribosyltransferase PyrR, which produces MKKQVHLMDDKAINRAITRIAHEILEKNKGAKDIVLVGIKTRGVPLAHRLVEKIKLIEEVVVPVGVLDITLYRDDLTKENLDPVIHGSKIHIDINGKKVILIDDVLYTGRTVRAALDALVDIGRPNTIQLAVLVDRGHRELPIRADYVGKNVPTAKDEVVKVNLEEIDKNNFVIIEKL; this is translated from the coding sequence ATGAAAAAACAAGTACATTTGATGGATGATAAAGCCATCAATAGAGCTATAACAAGAATAGCCCATGAAATATTAGAAAAAAACAAGGGCGCTAAGGACATTGTTTTAGTTGGCATCAAAACTAGAGGAGTACCTTTAGCACATCGTCTGGTAGAAAAGATTAAACTTATAGAAGAAGTAGTTGTTCCTGTAGGGGTACTGGATATTACTTTATACCGGGATGATCTAACAAAGGAAAATCTTGATCCTGTCATTCACGGCTCTAAAATACATATTGATATAAATGGAAAAAAAGTTATATTAATAGATGATGTTCTATATACAGGTCGAACGGTTAGAGCAGCCTTGGATGCCTTGGTTGACATTGGACGACCAAATACAATTCAATTGGCTGTACTGGTGGATAGAGGACATCGTGAACTACCTATAAGAGCAGATTATGTAGGAAAAAATGTACCAACTGCAAAGGATGAAGTGGTTAAGGTAAATCTTGAAGAAATAGACAAAAACAACTTTGTTATTATTGAAAAACTCTAA